One region of Salvia miltiorrhiza cultivar Shanhuang (shh) chromosome 3, IMPLAD_Smil_shh, whole genome shotgun sequence genomic DNA includes:
- the LOC131017857 gene encoding putative late blight resistance protein homolog R1B-16 — MFPEDCEVRVSKLIKLWVAEGFLRGRNKFKSLEDAAVECLEDLVRRNLVLVTKRKCDGRIKSCSLHDLMRDLCIREAHDDKFLVNLSRGRAISTQRGNQLRVSVTSSGLPYFSKLYGLTIQTILCFHGISVANMLEGFRLLRVLDAGDVYVSSLPDQLFDLFYLAYLAICYLGRIPTAISKLRNLEILSLHAKNEWMHFRLHSIRLPQEIWTMTRLRHLVFYGRLPNPEGITSSSLENLQTLSIVSHSMCSEWILRMIPNLKKLEIDCSDYHSGVLNNLVHLRQLEDVKLRSSFTNVFCHKDIFTFPRTLRKLTLSRVPLPWEEMTIVGSLPNLRVLKLTHWACKGSTWQTSDGEFPKLEFLVIEKSYLEDWIAESSHFPMLKGLVLDECWQLAEITEDIGEIPTLELIEVKGKARTSLVESAKWILEKQQEWGNDALQVRCMAHR; from the coding sequence ATGTTTCCGGAAGATTGTGAGGTCCGTGTCTCAAAACTCATCAAACTATGGGTAGCTGAGGGATTCTTGAGAGGTCGGAACAAATTTAAAAGCTTAGAAGACGCGGCGGTGGAGTGTTTGGAAGATCTTGTCAGGAGAAATCTTGTTTTGGTCACCAAGAGAAAGTGTGATGGCAGAATCAAGAGCTGCAGCCTCCATGATCTGATGCGAGACTTGTGCATAAGAGAGGCGCATGACGACAAGTTTCTTGTGAATCTCAGTCGCGGGCGTGCCATTTCAACACAAAGAGGAAACCAGCTTCGTGTAAGTGTTACATCTTCGGGTTTACCATACTTTTCGAAATTATATGGCTTAACCATCCAAACGATTTTGTGCTTCCATGGCATCTCTGTAGCAAACATGTTGGAAGGTTTTAGATTGCTAAGGGTATTGGATGCAGGAGATGTTTATGTGAGTTCACTACCAGATCAACTATTTGACCTATTTTATCTAGCATACCTTGCTATCTGCTATCTTGGAAGGATACCTACAGCCATTTCAAAGCTTCGTAATCTTGAAATTTTAAGCCTGCACGCAAAGAATGAATGGATGCACTTTAGATTACATTCAATCCGTTTGCCGCAGGAGATTTGGACGATGACAAGATTAAGACATCTTGTCTTCTATGGAAGATTACCAAATCCAGAAGGAATAACATCTTCTAGTCTAGAAAACCTCCAAACACTCTCTATAGTATCACATTCTATGTGTAGTGAATGGATCTTGAGAATGATCCCAAACCTAAAGAAATTGGAAATTGATTGCTCTGATTATCATTCAGGCGTCTTGAACAATTTGGTGCATCTGCGTCAACTTGAAGATGTGAAGTTACGTTCATCTTTTACCAATGTGTTTTGCCATAAGGATATCTTCACTTTTCCTAGGACTCTGAGAAAGTTGACATTAAGCCGTGTGCCTCTTCCTTGGGAGGAGATGACTATTGTAGGCTCGTTGCCAAATCTTCGAGTGCTTAAACTGACTCACTGGGCTTGCAAAGGCAGCACATGGCAAACAAGTGATGGAGAGTTTCCTAAGCTGGAATTTCTGGTGATAGAGAAGTCGTATCTCGAGGATTGGATAGCTGAAAGTAGCCACTTCCCGATGCTCAAAGGCCTGGTGCTCGACGAGTGCTGGCAGCTCGCTGAAATCACAGAAGATATCGGGGAAATTCCAACACTCGAGCTGATTGAGGTGAAGGGGAAAGCGCGAACGTCACTCGTGGAGTCGGCCAAGTGGATTCTAGAGAAACAACAAGAGTGGGGAAATGATGCCCTTCAAGTTCGTTGCATGGCTCATCGATGA
- the LOC131017852 gene encoding putative late blight resistance protein homolog R1B-16 produces MLTTRLNNVASYPDPSSKCYELGLLNADQSWNLLKEKVFTNQDCPSNLEDIGKEIARSCKGLPLAIVVIAGLLSTVSKNPASWHEIAEKVKSTKTAEQEQIEEILSLSYVELPQYLRPCFLYMASFPEDRQILARNLIRLWVAEGFVKYPSNSESFEKVGEGCLDELVKRNIVLVTKRKFDGRIKSCSLHDLMRELCIRKAHESKFFLNMMDRHIEKEHFIESIENHRRVSVDTSYLSYLSSNGGSTIRSIRCSKYHLVKLDFLEGVRLLRVLGAEPADVKSLPTQLFELFHLRYLGVRYSQHIPRILSNLQNLQTLIIREEQSKFGVGEACETLLVPWCMPQLRHVYFSEKICFEDPIETTCSLENLQTVSYVDSACCSEEILKKIPNLKKLKVDCSAGRDVACLNDLVHLHRLENLVVYAGRWVIHRPNYYSFTFPEMLRKLTLRDLQLTRRDMIVVGSLPNLQVLKLKSCTCVGGDWETGQGEFPVLEVLLIKQSRLENWITESSHFPILKHLMLYSCYDLTGIPNDIGEIPTLELIEIKGDVKKSLTESAQLIREEQEDMGNTTLQVLCIAK; encoded by the coding sequence ATGCTAACCACAAGGTTGAATAATGTGGCTTCTTATCCTGACCCTTCAAGCAAGTGTTACGAGTTGGGTTTATTGAATGCAGATCAGAGTTGGAATTTGCTTAAAGAGAAGGTGTTTACAAATCAAGATTGTCCTTCCAATTTAGAAGATATTGGGAAGGAGATTGCAAGAAGCTGCAAAGGATTGCCCCTAGCAATCGTGGTGATCGCGGGGCTTCTATCCACGGTGAGTAAGAATCCAGCTTCGTGGCATGAGATTGCGGAAAAGGTGAAGTCTACAAAAACTGCAGAGCAAGAGCAGATTGAAGAGATACTATCTTTGAGCTACGTCGAATTACCTCAATATTTGAGGCCATGTTTCTTGTACATGGCTTCCTTTCCGGAAGATCGCCAGATCCTTGCAAGGAACCTTATTAGACTATGGGTAGCTGAGGGCTTTGTGAAATATCCAAGCAACTCTGAAAGCTTTGAAAAGGTGGGAGAAGGGTGTTTAGATGAACTTGTTAAGAGAAATATTGTTTTGGTCACAAAGAGGAAGTTTGATGGAAGAATCAAAAGCTGCAGCCTCCATGATCTGATGAGGGAGTTGTGCATTAGAAAAGCTCATGAAAGCAAGTTTTTCTTGAATATGATGGATAGGCATATTGAAAAGGAGCATTTCATAGAAAGCATAGAGAATCATCGTCGTGTAAGTGTTGATACTTCTTATCTAAGTTACCTTTCAAGCAATGGTGGCTCAACTATCCGTTCCATCAGATGCTCGAAATATCATTTAGTGAAACTGGACTTTCTCGAGGGTGTTAGATTGCTGAGGGTGTTGGGTGCTGAACCTGCTGATGTGAAATCATTGCCAACTCAGCTATTTGAGCTATTTCATTTAAGATACCTTGGCGTTAGGTATAGTCAGCATATTCCTAGAATCTTATCAAACCTTCAAAATCTGCAAACCTTAATCATTCGCGAAGAGCAATCCAAGTTTGGAGTTGGAGAAGCTTGTGAAACCTTATTGGTGCCATGGTGCATGCCACAGTTAAGACATGTCTACTTTAGTGAGAAAATTTGTTTTGAAGATCCGATAGAAACAACTTGTTCTCTAGAGAATCTGCAGACAGTTTCGTATGTTGATAGTGCGTGTTGCAGTGAGGAGATCCTGAAAAAGATCCCAAACCTTAAAAAACTGAAGGTGGATTGCTCTGCTGGTCGAGATGTTGCCTGCTTGAACGATCTGGTACATCTGCATCGACTCGAGAATTTGGTAGTGTATGCTGGTCGTTGGGTTATACATCGGCCCAACTACTACagttttacttttcctgagatgCTTAGAAAGCTGACTTTGAGGGATTTGCAACTCACTCGTAGGGACATGATTGTTGTTGGTTCGTTGCCAAATCTTCAAGTGCTTAAACTGAAAAGCTGTACTTGTGTTGGTGGAGACTGGGAAACAGGGCAAGGAGAATTTCCAGTGTTGGAAGTTCTTCTAATTAAACAATCGAGGTTGGAGAATTGGATAACTGAAAGTAGCCATTTCCCCATACTCAAACACTTGATGCTTTATTCTTGTTATGATCTCACTGGAATTCCAAATGATATTGGAGAAATCCCAACTCTTGAACTCATTGAGATTAAGGGTGATGTGAAAAAGTCTCTAACAGAGTCGGCTCAACTGATACGAGAGGAACAAGAAGATATGGGAAACACCACCCTTCAAGTTCTCTGCATTGCTAAGTAG
- the LOC131018464 gene encoding uncharacterized protein LOC131018464, with product MATNKERLEGLESSMIEMKNSIQQLVEIVTSRASQPKKQRKKHNSHESASSGSNSSEESADDQSSESEGSVRSSASTQRQEKGRNIPIRMEFPRFTGTDPHVWIDRAEQYFEVQRIEKSEKVRVASFYLEGEANQWWRWFKHVNHHRKVSWRSFKKGLLVRFESSVYEDPNEAIGKLKQTGAFRNYLSEFERLMNALPHWHPSALLGIFMAGLKEELACEVRMWKPRNLQAAIELAKRKEEQLIHSRKSVIQSMKPSPKPASHGEETTTPVGASKTATAVRRLSREEVSRRRELNLCFNCNEKYAPGHVCKGGNAWSIEIYVDEGEDDDLEESKNEHISINALTGQTNYRTMRFSGKIENHSIHFLVDSGASLNFIGPHIAKKLHRAVVEQNAFNVRVANGEKLECRERFDDVLVTIQGLEFHVTLYTLPVIGADIVLGVPWLEQLGPILTDFKKLTMEFGVEGDRKVLRGIVSNSPQASGINVLLREWKSGAELYVVAEQCVKAIGNERIDDFVPKEIQKLLNNFPEVMAEPKGLPPRREFDHRIRLLDESRPVNVAPYRYAHFQKDEIERQVETMLQNGLIKRSTSPFSSPILLVKKKDGTWRFCTDYRALNEVTIKDRFPIPTIDDMLDELHGATYFSKLDLRAGYHQIRVHPEDTMKTAFRTHSGHYEYLVMPFGLCNAPSTFQATMNHLFRPYLRKFVLVFFDDILVYSNEWKSHLSHLRKVLEILQVNQLVIKPSKCFFGQKEVEYLGHFISRHGVRVDNRKVAAMETWPTPKSVTELRGFLGLTGTIENLLKGMER from the coding sequence ATGGCGACGAACAAAGAACGATTGGAGGGCTTAGAATCTTCAATGATTGAGATGAAAAACTCCATCCAACAATTGGTGGAGATCGTGACGTCTCGAGCAAGCCAACCAAAAAAACAGAGGAAGAAACACAACAGTCATGAATCAGCATCATCAGGTTCCAACTCTAGTGAGGAATCAGCGGACGACCAAAGCTCAGAGTCTGAGGGGTCCGTGAGAAGTTCAGCATCGACACAAAGGCAAGAAAAAGGGCGAAACATTCCGATTCGGATGGAATTCCCGCGATTTACAGGAACAGACCCCCATGTTTGGATTGATCGTGCAGAACAATACTTCGAGGTGCAACGTATAGAAAAATCAGAAAAGGTACGTGTTGCCTCATTTTACTTAGAAGGAGAGGCAAATCAATGGTGGAGGTGGTTTAAACACGTGAATCACCACAGAAAAGTATCATGGCGGAGTTTTAAAAAGGGATTGTTGGTTCGTTTTGAATCATCAGTTTATGAGGATCCCAACGAAGCCATCGGAAAACTAAAACAAACTGGGGCTTTCCGAAACTATCTAAGTGAGTTTGAGAGGCTTATGAATGCACTCCCGCACTGGCATCCTAGTGCATTGCTTGGTATATTCATGGCAGGACTTAAAGAGGAATTAGCGTGTGAGGTGCGGATGTGGAAACCCAGAAACTTACAAGCCGCCATCGAATTGGCTAAACGTAAGGAAGAGCAACTAATTCACTCGCGAAAATCCGTAATACAATCGATGAAACCTTCACCCAAACCAGCCTCGCACGGAGAAGAAACAACCACACCAGTGGGAGCTTCGAAAACAGCGACGGCAGTTCGCCGTTTATCTCGGGAAGAGGTTAGTAGACGTCGTGAGCTGAACTTATGTTTTAATTGCAATGAGAAATATGCTCCGGGACATGTATGTAAGGGAGGAAATGCATGGTCAATTGAAATTTATGTTGATGAAGGAGAAGATGATGATTTGGAGGAAAGTAAAAATGAACATATCTCTATTAATGCACTGACTGGTCAGACCAACTATCGAACAATGCGTTTTtctggaaaaattgaaaatcattcaattcattTTCTAGTGGATAGTGGAGCTAGCTTGAATTTCATTGGCCCACATATTGCAAAAAAGCTTCATCGAGCTGTGGTTGAACAAAATGCATTCAATGTTCGTGTTGCAAATGGCGAAAAATTGGAATGTCGGGAACGGTTTGATGATGTCCTTGTTACCATACAAGGATTGGAATTTCATGTAACCTTATATACTCTTCCAGTTATCGGCGCTGACATTGTCCTAGGAGTACCGTGGTTGGAACAATTGGGCCCTATTTTGACAGATTTCAAGAAGCTAACCATGGAATTTGGAGTTGAGGGAGATAGGAAAGTGTTAAGGGGGATTGTTTCCAATTCTCCCCAAGCGAGTGGGATAAATGTCTTGCTTAGAGAATGGAAAAGTGGGGCTGAATTGTATGTGGTGGCAGAGCAATGTGTCAAAGCTATCGGGAATGAGAGAATTGATGATTTCGTACCTAAGGAAATACAAAAACTACTCAACAACTTCCCAGAAGTTATGGCTGAACCTAAGGGCCTACCGCCACGTCGGGAGTTTGATCATCGGATTCGCTTGCTTGATGAGTCTCGACCTGTGAATGTTGCCCCGTATCGGTATGCTCATTTCCAAAAGGATGAGATTGAACGCCAAGTTGAAACAATGCTTCAAAATGGGCTCATAAAACGAAGCACAAGTCCCTTCTCatcacccatcttacttgtaAAGAAGAAGGACGGTACATGGCGATTTTGTACGGACTACAGGGCTTTGAATGAGGTGACGATCAAGGATAGATTTCCAATTCCTACAATCGACGACATGCTCGACGAGTTACATGGGGCAACATATTTTAGCAAGTTAGACTTGCGTGCAGGGTACCATCAGATACGAGTTCATCCCGAAGATACAATGAAAACAGCCTTTCGGACTCATAGTGGACACTACGAGTATCTGGTAATGCCGTTTGGTCTATGTAATGCTCCATCGACGTTCCAAGCCACCATGAACCATCTTTTCAGACCCTACTTGCGGAAGTTTGTCTTGGTATTTTTCGATGATATCTTGGTTTATAGTAACGAGTGGAAGTCACACTTATCACATCTAAGAAAGGTTTTAGAGATTCTTCAAGTAAATCAGCTTGTGATCAAACCAAGCAAATGTTTTTTTGGACAAAAGGAAGTTGAATACTTAGGACATTTTATCTCCCGACATGGAGTTCGGGTAGATAATCGCAAAGTAGCAGCAATGGAAACGTGGCCGACTCCAAAATCAGTGACGGAATTGCGTGGATTTTTGGGATTAACGGGTACTATCGAAAATTTGTTAAAGGGTATGGAGAGATAG